In Rhodamnia argentea isolate NSW1041297 chromosome 11, ASM2092103v1, whole genome shotgun sequence, one genomic interval encodes:
- the LOC115756289 gene encoding protein MIZU-KUSSEI 1-like, translating into MLHTECEDANHHQPWWNMFKPVFDVLVSCCTCSPFLLFSLYSPPAAVATVMGTIICPTNHGRVKIAMQNHAETFPLVTLELPLHTPHFATLVRSETNRIVFTCPHGGLGRPLLSAPVWAMLCNGKKMGFAVSRAGPHEDASLMEMIRSVTTGAGLLPDKAGFGEHRYLRGQFVWTVGSSDSEACHLVDPSGCFGQELSLLFLRN; encoded by the coding sequence ATGCTTCACACTGAATGTGAGGACGCCAACCACCACCAACCATGGTGGAACATGTTCAAACCGGTCTTCGATGTCCTGGTGTCGTGTTGCACCTGCAGCcctttcctcctcttctctctctactctccACCGGCCGCGGTAGCCACGGTCATGGGCACCATCATTTGCCCCACGAACCACGGTCGTGTCAAGATCGCCATGCAAAACCATGCGGAAACCTTCCCGTTGGTGACCCTTGAACTTCCACTCCACACCCCACACTTCGCCACGCTTGTCCGCAGTGAGACAAACCGGATTGTCTTCACATGCCCGCACGGTGGCTTGGGGCGCCCGCTCTTGAGCGCACCAGTTTGGGCCATGCTATGCAATGGGAAGAAGATGGGGTTCGCGGTGAGCAGGGCGGGGCCGCACGAGGACGCATCGCTAATGGAGATGATAAGGTCGGTCACCACCGGTGCAGGGTTGTTGCCCGATAAGGCAGGGTTTGGCGAGCACAGGTACTTGAGAGGCCAGTTCGTTTGGACAGTGGGGTCGAGCGATTCTGAGGCATGCCACTTGGTCGATCCTTCAGGGTGTTTCGGACAAGAGCTGAGTCTGCTCTTCCTGAGAAATTAG
- the LOC115756297 gene encoding uncharacterized protein LOC115756297 produces the protein MGFEKVGEIKFLGLTASSRHKRSKSFPGKIRAPEDGSDVSVEVSQGMKQGLVHVKHSSKTNKKPSVNSETHNSLKQEILQLEKRLQDQFQVRHVLEKALGYQTSSHDNASDVSMPKPATELIKEIATLELEVAHLEQYLLLLYRKAFDQQVSSVSPSTKGASSKDKRLRTPNDTPRARLFETPPSAKAKQKEDSVVPSSGQPLEIPLKDAHGLSEEEKLLHSGVHRCHSALSHRSALEVRICPREESLGKAVRACHSQPLSMIEFARKAGTSVVSLAEYLGTTISDHVPESANRLSEDMIKCMSSIYCKLADPPLANHGLSSPNSSLSSASAFSPQDQSDMWSPGFRNNSSFDVRLDNPFHVEGLKEFSGPYSTMVEVPWIHRDSQKLGDIEHLLQNYRSLICRLEEVDLRKLRHEEKLAFWINIHNALVMHAFLAYGIPQNNVKRVFQLLKAAYNVGGHTISADTIQSTILGCRMSRPGQWLRLLLSPKKKFKTGDLRQAYGIEHSEPLLHFALCFGNHSDPAVRVYTPQRLFQELETAKEEYVRATFGVRKDKKISLPKTVESFAKESGLRTPDIIKMVQKCLPDSLRKSLKRCLVGKSSKSIEWIPYNFSFRYLIAKELAK, from the exons ATGGGGTTTGAGAAGGTCGGAGAGATCAAGTTCTTGGGACTCACGGCGTCTTCGAGGCACAAGCGGTCGAAGAG CTTTCCGGGCAAGATCAGAGCTCCAGAAGACGGTTCTGATGTTTCAGTTGAAGTTTCACAAGGCATGAAGCAG GGCCTAGTTCATGTGAAACACTCCTCGAAGACCAACAAGAAACCGTCCGTGAATTCTGAGACCCACAATTCTTTGAAGCAAGAG ATTTTGCAACTTGAGAAAAGATTACAAGACCAGTTCCAGGTGCGTCATGTTTTAGAAAAAGCGCTGGGTTATCAGACTTCCTCCCATGACAATGCAAGTGATGTTTCAATGCCTAAG CCAGCAACAGAGTTGATCAAGGAAATCGCGACACTAGAGTTGGAAGTAGCACATTTGGAACAGTATCTTCTCTTGCTATACCGAAAGGCCTTTGATCAACAGGTTTCTTCTGTATCTCCATCCACAAAAGGCGCATCCTCCAAGGACAAGAGGTTGAGGACTCCAAACGATACCCCGAGGGCAAGACTTTTCGAAACTCCTCCATCTGCTAAGGCTAAACAAAAGGAGGATTCTGTGGTTCCATCAAGTGGTCAGCCACTCGAAATCCCATTGAAAGATGCTCACGGTCTCAGTGAAGAAGAGAAACTGTTGCATTCTGGTGTCCATCGTTGTCATTCCGCACTGTCTCACCGTTCGGCCTTGGAAGTAAGGATTTGCCCTCGAGAGGAGTCTCTGGGTAAAGCCGTGCGTGCTTGTCACTCCCAACCATTGTCAATGATAGAG TTTGCTCGAAAGGCAGGAACAAGTGTAGTTAGTCTGGCTGAGTACCTCGGCACGACCATTTCTGATCACGTGCCTGAGTCGGCCAATAGGCTCTCCGAGGATATGATCAAGTGCATGTCATCCATATACTGCAAACTGGCAGATCCTCCGCTGGCAAATCATGGCCTTTCTTCTCCAAACTCTTCGCTCTCATCTGCAAGTGCATTCTCTCCTCAAGATCAATCAGACATGTGGAGCCCCGGGTTCAGGAACAATTCGTCCTTCGACGTACGGTTAGATAATCCTTTCCACGTGGAGGGACTCAAAGAGTTCAGTGGACCGTATAGCACAATGGTTGAAGTGCCCTGGATACATAGAGACAGTCAGAAATTGGGTGACATTGAACACTTGCTACAAAATTACAG GTCATTGATCTGCCGTTTAGAAGAAGTAGATCTGAGGAAGCTGAGGCATGAGGAAAAACTAGCGTTTTGGATCAACATCCACAATGCATTGGTGATGCAT GCATTTTTGGCTTATGGGATTCCGCAGAACAATGTAAAGAGAGTCTTCCAGCTACTGAAG GCTGCATACAACGTTGGAGGCCACACGATTAGTGCAGACACGATCCAGAGTACCATCTTGGGATGCCGGATGTCTCGTCCAGGACAG TGGCTTCGTTTATTACTTAGTCCGAAGAAAAAGTTCAAGACCGGGGACTTAAGACAAGCTTATGGTATCGAGCACTCAGAGCCGCTTCTGCACTTTGCACTCTGCTTTGGGAACCACTCCGATCCTGCG GTTCGTGTATATACCCCACAAAGATTATTTCAAGAGCTGGAAACTGCGAAGGAAGAGTACGTTCGAGCTACTTTTGGTGTACGCAAGGACAAGAAGATCTCATTACCAAAGACTGTGGAGTCTTTTGCGAAAGAGTCGGGGCTGCGCACCCCAGACATCATCAAGATGGTTCAAAAATGCTTGCCCGATTCTCTGAGGAAAAGCCTGAAGAGGTGTCTGGTGGGCAAATCGAGCAAGTCCATCGAATGGATTCCTTACAACTTCAGCTTCCGCTATCTCATTGCGAAAGAGCTGGCGAAGTGA